From a single Nicotiana tomentosiformis chromosome 2, ASM39032v3, whole genome shotgun sequence genomic region:
- the LOC104102833 gene encoding uncharacterized protein, with amino-acid sequence MRKHNTSLRNSGTYTSPSTPEYGDNHFEGFQKGWSSERVPVPNNSSRRHISATALMPFNSGRALPSKWDDAERWITSPVSGHGIPKTSTVLSPRQPKSKSGPLGSHFSPSVPVQEGGSTSNFIANSPFTTGVLVPDGLSIHYGPGTSARSSALYGENGMARASTAPGLSDFFTESSLPSSEDDKHDGTNETDAISCVVSRRDMATQMSPDGSTHSSPKRRSPSILSVEEPNNQHSAKIEIRDVQVDKGTPISGQSQENGVRRTRKDLKDASDSNSRWDVTDAARSMSKQQREEARITAWENLQKAKAEAAIQKLEMKLAKRRSASMDKIMNKLRLSQLKAQTMRRAITEGRRRTSKKLFPFQKYFKIGSFSSCFYCSVH; translated from the exons ATGAGGAAACACAATACTTCATTGAGGAATTCAGGTACGTATACTAGTCCATCAACACCAGAATATGGAGATAACCATTTCGAAGGATTTCAGAAAGGCTGGAGTTCCGAGCGAGTACCAGTGCCAAACAACAGCAGCAGGAGGCATATTAGTGCTACTGCATTGATGCCATTCAATAGTGGAAGGGCATTGCCTTCTAAATGGGATGACGCAGAAAGGTGGATTACTAGTCCAGTATCAGGTCATGGTATTCCCAAAACTTCAACCGTGCTATCCCCGAGGCAGCCTAAGTCAAAGAGTGGACCTCTGGGGTCTCACTTTTCACCCTCTGTCCCAGTCCAAGAAGGTGGAAGTACAAGTAATTTTATAGCAAATTCACCATTTACAACAGGTGTACTGGTGCCTGATGGTTTATCCATTCATTATGGTCCGGGCACTAGTGCAAGATCTAGTGCTTTATATGGTGAGAATGGCATGGCTCGAGCAAGCACTGCTCCTGGTCTATCAGACTTTTTTACTGAATCTTCTTTACCAAGCTCCGAAG ATGATAAACATGATGGCACCAACGAAACAGATGCTATTTCCTGTGTAGTTTCACGTAGAGACATGGCAACGCAAATGAGCCCGGATGGAAGTACACATTCCTCTCCCAAAAGAAGATCGCCTTCAATCCTTTCCGTAGAGGAACCAAATAATCAGCATTCTGCTAAAATTGAGATTAGAGATGTACAGGTAGACAAAGGAACCCCCATATCCGGACAATCTCAGGAAAACGGGGTAAGGAGAACGAGGAAAGACTTAAAAGATGCGAGTGACTCAAATTCGCGGTGGGATGTTACGGATGCAGCAAGGAGCATGTCAAA GCAGCAAAGAGAGGAAGCCAGGATTACAGCTTGGGAGAACTTGCAGAAGGCTAAAGCTGAAGCAGCAATCCAGAAGCTTGAG ATGAAACTAGCAAAGAGGAGGTCAGCATCTATGGATAAGATTATGAACAAGCTTAGACTTTCTCAGTTGAAGGCTCAAACGATGAGACGTGCAATAACAGAAGGTCGTCGAAGAACTTCAAAAAAACTCTTCCCTTTTCAGAAGTATTTCAAGATTGGCTCTTTCAGCAGTTGCTTTTACTGCAGTGTCCATTAG